The Megalopta genalis isolate 19385.01 chromosome 9, iyMegGena1_principal, whole genome shotgun sequence genome includes a window with the following:
- the LOC117221142 gene encoding deoxycytidylate deaminase, whose protein sequence is MAESNTVIKTTNNLKRANYIDWEEYFMAVAFLAAKRSKDPSTQVGACIVNNEKKIVGVGYNGMPIGCSDDDFPWSNKSENYLETKYPYVCHAELNAILNKNSSNIKDCTIYVALFPCNECAKVIIQSGIKTVVYMSDKNAEKNGTKAAKKLFDASGVLYRKYIPKNDSIVINFKEIDWNTMTQLPPTPTKTNSETELPPNPALNNKMSQLTLTSVEDKE, encoded by the exons ATGGCAGAAAGTAATACTGTCATTAAGACCACGAATAACCT CAAACGAGCGAACTACATCGACTGGGAAGAGTATTTCATGGCGGTAGCGTTTCTGGCTGCAAAACGAAGTAAAGATCCATCTACTCAGGTAGGTGCATGCATAGTTAATAACGAAAAAAAGATTGTGGGTGTTGGATACAATGGAATGCCAATCGGATGTAGTGATGATGATTTTCCCTGGTCCAATAAATCCGAAAACTATTTAGAAACTAAGTATCCTTATG TATGTCATGCAGAACTTAACGCTATTTTGAACAAAAACTCCAGCAATATTAAAGATTGTACCATTTATGTTGCTTTGTTTCCTTGCAACGAATGTGCCAAGGTAATTATACAATCAGGAATTAAAACTGTTGTGTATATGTCAGATAAAAATGCCGAGAAAAATGGGACAAAAGCTGCTAAAAAACTGTTTGATGCGTCAGGAGTTTTATATAG AAAATATATTCCAAAAAACGATAgcattgtaattaattttaaagagATCGATTGGAACACAATGACACAGTTACCCCCCACTCCAACAAAAACTAATAGTGAGACCGAATTACCCCCTAATCCagcattaaataataaaatgtctCAATTAACCCTCACTTCAGTGGAAGACAAGGAATGa
- the LOC117221141 gene encoding MIT domain-containing protein 1 encodes MESAAASVLKRAVEMDKGEQYTMALVLYQEGVQILLDTMKETKDPVTKKRFGTRASEYLDRAEKLKALIDKKKAAGIYRELTKIESGSIGHGYDSVFGRFLDASVQYICIEDPYIRAFHQCQNLVRFCELAARKCHALSKICLVTTLDADDNKNQVGRLEELKRSLSSSLIDFEIEYSNTLHDRQIILSNGWVIKIGRGLDYFKAPEGKFVLGACDLELRPCLETTIDIFHKSNVTML; translated from the exons atggaGAGTGCAGCTGCTTCAGTTTTAAAGCGGGCAGTAGAAATGGATAAAGGTGAACAGTACACAATGGCTTTAGTACTTTACCAAGAAGGTGTTCAAATTCTACTTGACACTATGAAAG AGACAAAGGACCCAGTTACCAAGAAACGTTTTGGTACCAGGGCATCAGAATATTTAGATAGAGCAGAAAAATTGAAGGCTTTGATTGACAAGAAGAAAGCAGCTGGAATCTATAGAGAATTGACTAAAATTGAAAGTGGCAGTATAGGACATGGTTATGATTCTGTATTTGGCAGATTCTTAGATGCATCTGTACAATACATTTGTATTGAAGATCCATATATAAGAGCATTTCATCAG tgTCAAAATCTGGTGAGATTCTGTGAATTGGCTGCAAGGAAATGTCACGCATTGTCCAAAATATGTTTAGTTACTACTCTTGATGCAGATGACAACAAAAATCAAGTAGGAAGATTGGAAGAATTGAAGAGAAGTTTATCCTCTTCTCTCATAGACTTTGAAATTGAATATTCCAATACTTTGCACGATAGGCAAATAAT ACTTAGCAACGGTTGGGTAATTAAAATAGGTCGAGGTTTAGACTACTTTAAAGCTCCAGAAGGAAAGTTCGTGTTAGGAGCATGCGACCTCGAACTGAGACCATGTTTGGAAACGACAATTGACATATTTCACAAAAGTAATGTAACAATGCTGTGA
- the insc gene encoding INSC spindle orientation adaptor protein isoform X1, which yields MSAFKRHQSKVFWGHMEAQDQGRLGPFARTKICEEPLPEESSTSVNESDTVENITAIHVCPAENRQDLYSLASICDGDVMTQTATMDIADDDKEDEDNVVLANRSCSPMSHDLKSLDSGFSDSERSHCSELYENETPRRRRRRRLKDRRQGTHSRIGSVWLDRSTPNPVCTSTPKDSRILPRKTTQLDAPPDKSASRTHRVEEDQVDASGIAPSVSVEDECLGDFLYTTEPPEDAVEPRTSFIGTSCDTETSSKSFLQSRSYRQSSSVRKWLGDLVMDIENECTNTLQSKALPRRKSHQFLSEKDELKDLKTLASLATAAANKLLVRADQFDRHYQHIFDKVAHLEGGRSEKELLRAIEDDAFSILSELGAPQSRRIRQNSLKEILAQLESLKNYVDNALDTRLDFYIEKIIRGLEEAPKDDTMIARGALAALTALGLAGPRAGNSITRCSGIRALLTSLITAAKTSSDFVAASLRALASVCSSAVAISQFVKDDGPEILTDLLAASASSEKEKMEATALVVQITAPWVNALGLPDLEPFARSLIPSLNRLVENTSCSQTLLLGAAAFNHLSKSRTCAAVILKHNTVKKLLKSVKKTTGSNVWLMEQVAALISELARIPEARPHLAEARASIALVSFLRMRPPGLEDAYRRLEITAAAALTRLCVDPEIARQVVAVGGTDCLPSYKADDLLTEDEEQVEAGLLRYTKSLRRACKRAAKQIGIAKASDYSELS from the exons ATGAGTGCGTTTAAAAGACACCAGAGCAAAGTGTTCTGGGGCCACATGGAGGCGCAGGATCAGGGACGGTTGGGCCCTTTCGCCAGGACGAAGATTTGTGAGGAACCGCTACCGGAAGAGTCCTCTACGAGCGTTAACGAAAGCGATACCGTTGAAAACATCACAGCGATTCATGTCTGTCCTGCAGAAAACAGGCAGGATTTGTATTCCCTGGCATCGATTTGCGACGGGGACGTAATGACACAGAC AGCAACGATGGACATAGCGGACGATGACAAAGAGGACGAGGATAACGTGGTCCTGGCGAACAGATCTTGCAGTCCTATGAGTCATGATCTCAAGAGTCTAGATTCAGGATTCTCAGATTCCGAGAGATCGCACTGTTCCGAGCTTTACGAGAACGAGACTCCAAGACGTCGACGAAGACGAAGGCTTAAGGACCGGCGCCAGGGTACGCATTCGAGGATCGGTTCGGTCTGGCTGGACAGATCTACTCCGAATCCCGTATGCACGTCCACGCCCAAGGACTCCAGAATTTTGCCTCGGAAAACAACGCAGCTCGATGCACCTCCTGATAAAAGCGCGTCAAGAACGCACAG AGTGGAAGAGGACCAAGTAGACGCGTCAGGAATCGCCCCGTCTGTGTCCGTGGAAGACGAGTGTTTAGGCGATTTCCTGTATACAACCGAGCCACCCGAGGACGCAGTGGAGCCAAGGACATCGTTCATAGGGACCAGTTGTGACACCGAGACATCCTCGAAGTCTTTTCTACAATCCAGAAGCTACAGGCAATCGTCTTCTGTGAGAAAGTGGCTTGGGGATCTTGTGATGGATATCGAGAACGAGTGCACGAACACTCTTCAGAGCAAAGCATTGCCCCGAAGGAAGTCTCATCAGTTTCTGTCCGAGAAAGACGAGTTGAAGGACTTGAAGACACTCGCGTCGTTGGCCACTGCTGCTGCGAATAAACTGCTCGTCAGGGCCGACCAGTTCGATCGTCATTATCAGCATATATTCGA CAAAGTGGCTCATCTGGAAGGTGGCAGATCCGAGAAAGAACTTCTGCGAGCCATTGAGGACGATGCATTCTCTATTTTGTCTGAACTAGGAGCACCCCAATCTCGCAGAATTCGACAAAACAGCTTGAAGGAGATTCTAGCGCAACTGGAGAGTCTGAAGAACTATGTAGATAATGCTCTGGACACGCGACTGGACTTTTACATCGAG AAGATAATCAGAGGACTAGAAGAGGCACCAAAAGATGACACAATGATAGCCAGAGGCGCTTTAGCAGCGTTGACAGCGTTGGGATTGGCAGGACCAAGAGCAGGGAACAGTATTACCAGATGTTCGGGCATCAGAGCCCTTCTAACATCCTTAATCACAGCTGCGAAGACGTCTAGCGACTTTGTGGCAGCCTCTTTGCGCGCGTTGGCGAGTGTCTGTAGCTCCGCTGTTGCAATCAGTCAATTTGTCAAGGACGATGGTCCAGAAATATTGACAGACCTCTTAGCTGCGTCGGCTTCTTCGGAGAAAGAGAAAATGGAAGCCACAGCGCTGGTGGTCCAAATAACAGCTCCATGGGTGAATGCTTTGGGATTGCCTGACCTGGAGCCTTTTGCAAGGAGTCTTATACCCTCCTTGAATCGTTTAGTCGAGAATACCAGTTGTAGTCAGACGTTGCTGCTCGGAGCAGCCGCGTTCAATCATCTGTCCAAGTCTAGAACATGTGCTGCTGTGATATTAAAGCACAATACTGTGAAGAAGTTACTGAAGAGCGTGAAGAAAACAACTGGCAGTAATGTTTGGCTGATGGAGCAGGTTGCGGCTCTTATCAGCGAGTTGGCGCGCATCCCTGAAGCCAGACCCCATTTGGCAGAGGCCAGAGCGTCCATTGCACTGGTCTCTTTTCTCAGGATGAGACCACCAGGGCTCGAAGATGCCTATAGACGTCTAGAAATCACCGCAGCTGCAGCCTTGACCAGGCTGTGCGTGGATCCAGAGATTGCTAGGCAGGTTGTCGCTGTCGGCGGCACTGATTGTCTTCCTTCTTACAAAGCTGATGATCTTTTGACAGAAGATGAAGAGCAGGTTGAAGCTGGACTGTTGAGGTACACAAAATCCTTGAGGAGAGCATGCAAAAGAGCCGCAAAACAGATTGGTATCGCGAAGGCTAGCGATTACAGTGAACTCAGTTAG
- the insc gene encoding INSC spindle orientation adaptor protein isoform X2, with translation MTNKKKFNQALYRATMDIADDDKEDEDNVVLANRSCSPMSHDLKSLDSGFSDSERSHCSELYENETPRRRRRRRLKDRRQGTHSRIGSVWLDRSTPNPVCTSTPKDSRILPRKTTQLDAPPDKSASRTHRVEEDQVDASGIAPSVSVEDECLGDFLYTTEPPEDAVEPRTSFIGTSCDTETSSKSFLQSRSYRQSSSVRKWLGDLVMDIENECTNTLQSKALPRRKSHQFLSEKDELKDLKTLASLATAAANKLLVRADQFDRHYQHIFDKVAHLEGGRSEKELLRAIEDDAFSILSELGAPQSRRIRQNSLKEILAQLESLKNYVDNALDTRLDFYIEKIIRGLEEAPKDDTMIARGALAALTALGLAGPRAGNSITRCSGIRALLTSLITAAKTSSDFVAASLRALASVCSSAVAISQFVKDDGPEILTDLLAASASSEKEKMEATALVVQITAPWVNALGLPDLEPFARSLIPSLNRLVENTSCSQTLLLGAAAFNHLSKSRTCAAVILKHNTVKKLLKSVKKTTGSNVWLMEQVAALISELARIPEARPHLAEARASIALVSFLRMRPPGLEDAYRRLEITAAAALTRLCVDPEIARQVVAVGGTDCLPSYKADDLLTEDEEQVEAGLLRYTKSLRRACKRAAKQIGIAKASDYSELS, from the exons ATGACTAACAAGAAGAAGTTTAATCAAGCTTTATATAG AGCAACGATGGACATAGCGGACGATGACAAAGAGGACGAGGATAACGTGGTCCTGGCGAACAGATCTTGCAGTCCTATGAGTCATGATCTCAAGAGTCTAGATTCAGGATTCTCAGATTCCGAGAGATCGCACTGTTCCGAGCTTTACGAGAACGAGACTCCAAGACGTCGACGAAGACGAAGGCTTAAGGACCGGCGCCAGGGTACGCATTCGAGGATCGGTTCGGTCTGGCTGGACAGATCTACTCCGAATCCCGTATGCACGTCCACGCCCAAGGACTCCAGAATTTTGCCTCGGAAAACAACGCAGCTCGATGCACCTCCTGATAAAAGCGCGTCAAGAACGCACAG AGTGGAAGAGGACCAAGTAGACGCGTCAGGAATCGCCCCGTCTGTGTCCGTGGAAGACGAGTGTTTAGGCGATTTCCTGTATACAACCGAGCCACCCGAGGACGCAGTGGAGCCAAGGACATCGTTCATAGGGACCAGTTGTGACACCGAGACATCCTCGAAGTCTTTTCTACAATCCAGAAGCTACAGGCAATCGTCTTCTGTGAGAAAGTGGCTTGGGGATCTTGTGATGGATATCGAGAACGAGTGCACGAACACTCTTCAGAGCAAAGCATTGCCCCGAAGGAAGTCTCATCAGTTTCTGTCCGAGAAAGACGAGTTGAAGGACTTGAAGACACTCGCGTCGTTGGCCACTGCTGCTGCGAATAAACTGCTCGTCAGGGCCGACCAGTTCGATCGTCATTATCAGCATATATTCGA CAAAGTGGCTCATCTGGAAGGTGGCAGATCCGAGAAAGAACTTCTGCGAGCCATTGAGGACGATGCATTCTCTATTTTGTCTGAACTAGGAGCACCCCAATCTCGCAGAATTCGACAAAACAGCTTGAAGGAGATTCTAGCGCAACTGGAGAGTCTGAAGAACTATGTAGATAATGCTCTGGACACGCGACTGGACTTTTACATCGAG AAGATAATCAGAGGACTAGAAGAGGCACCAAAAGATGACACAATGATAGCCAGAGGCGCTTTAGCAGCGTTGACAGCGTTGGGATTGGCAGGACCAAGAGCAGGGAACAGTATTACCAGATGTTCGGGCATCAGAGCCCTTCTAACATCCTTAATCACAGCTGCGAAGACGTCTAGCGACTTTGTGGCAGCCTCTTTGCGCGCGTTGGCGAGTGTCTGTAGCTCCGCTGTTGCAATCAGTCAATTTGTCAAGGACGATGGTCCAGAAATATTGACAGACCTCTTAGCTGCGTCGGCTTCTTCGGAGAAAGAGAAAATGGAAGCCACAGCGCTGGTGGTCCAAATAACAGCTCCATGGGTGAATGCTTTGGGATTGCCTGACCTGGAGCCTTTTGCAAGGAGTCTTATACCCTCCTTGAATCGTTTAGTCGAGAATACCAGTTGTAGTCAGACGTTGCTGCTCGGAGCAGCCGCGTTCAATCATCTGTCCAAGTCTAGAACATGTGCTGCTGTGATATTAAAGCACAATACTGTGAAGAAGTTACTGAAGAGCGTGAAGAAAACAACTGGCAGTAATGTTTGGCTGATGGAGCAGGTTGCGGCTCTTATCAGCGAGTTGGCGCGCATCCCTGAAGCCAGACCCCATTTGGCAGAGGCCAGAGCGTCCATTGCACTGGTCTCTTTTCTCAGGATGAGACCACCAGGGCTCGAAGATGCCTATAGACGTCTAGAAATCACCGCAGCTGCAGCCTTGACCAGGCTGTGCGTGGATCCAGAGATTGCTAGGCAGGTTGTCGCTGTCGGCGGCACTGATTGTCTTCCTTCTTACAAAGCTGATGATCTTTTGACAGAAGATGAAGAGCAGGTTGAAGCTGGACTGTTGAGGTACACAAAATCCTTGAGGAGAGCATGCAAAAGAGCCGCAAAACAGATTGGTATCGCGAAGGCTAGCGATTACAGTGAACTCAGTTAG
- the CCT2 gene encoding chaperonin containing TCP1 subunit 2: MVSLNPVRILKHEAEEEKAEIARLSLFVGAITLGDLVKSTLGPKGMDKILVAHGRSAGQVQVTNDGATILKSVGVDNPAAKILVDMSRVQDDEFGDGTTSVTVLASELLREAEKLIDQKLHPQTIIAGWRKATEAAREALLSIAVDYSDHPARFHEELLNIARTTLSSKILSQHKEHFSYLALEAVLRLKGSGNLSAIQIIKKRGETLAKSDLVNGFLLDKKPGMHQPQRMVDAKILIANTPMDTDKIKVFGSRVRVDSMAKIAELEAAEKEKMKDKVDKIIKHGCNVFINRQLIYNYPEQLFADAGIMAIEHADFDGIERLALVTGGEIVSTFDSPETVKLGRCQLIEQVMIGEDTLLKFSDVALGEACTIVIRGATQQILDEAERSLHDALCVLSATIRENKIVYGGGCSEMAMACAVMKAAARTVGKEAVAMEAFARALQQLPTVIADNAGYDSAQLISELRAMHNSGGKTMGLDMEKGTIGCMKRLGITESWVVKRQVLLSAAEAAEMILRVDDILRAAPRKRVKDYGRC, from the exons ATG GTGTCCTTGAATCCTGTTAGGATCCTCAAGCATGAGGCAGAAGAAGAAAAGGCAGAGATTGCCAGATTAAGTTTATTTGTAGGAGCAATTACTCTGGGTGATTTGGTCAAATCTACGCTTGGACCTAAAGGTATGGATAAAATATTGGTGGCGCACGGTCGATCTGCAGGACAGGTACAAGTCACCAATGATGGTGCAACTATTCTCAAAAGCGTGGGTGTGGACAATCCAGCTGCTAAAATTTTGGTAGACATGTCTCGTGTGCAAGACGATGAATTTGGAGATGGAACCACATCTGTTACAGTGCTTg CTTCTGAATTATTACGGGAGGCAGAGAAATTGATTGATCAAAAGCTTCATCCCCAAACTATAATTGCTGGCTGGAGGAAAGCCACTGAAGCAGCTCGAGAAGCTCTATTGAGCATTGCAGTAGATTATTCTGATCATCCTGCTCGTTTTCATGAAGAGCTATTAAATATTGCGCGTACAACGTTAAGCTCGAAAATTTTGTCTCAACACAAAGAACACTTCAGCTATCTTGCACTGGAAGCTGTGCTACGTCTCAAGGGGTCAGGCAATTTGTCAGCTATTCAAATAATTAAGAAACGCGGAGAAACCCTGGCAAAGTCTGATCTTGTTAATGGATTTTTGTTGGACAAAAAGCCTGGAATGCACCAACCACAAAGAATGGTTGATGCTAAAATACTTATAGCCAACACACCTATGGATACAGATAAAATCAAA GTATTTGGATCAAGGGTTCGAGTTGATTCAATGGCGAAAATCGCGGAATTGGAGGCAGCAGAAAAGGAGAAGATGAAG GATAAAGTCGACAAGATCATAAAGCACGGCTGCAACGTATTTATCAACAggcaattaatttataattatccaGAACAATTATTTGCCGATGCTGGTATCATGGCAATCGAGCATGCAGATTTTGATGGTATCGAGAGACTAGCTCTAGTTACTGGCGGAGAGATCGTCAGCACTTTCGATAGCCCCGAAACTGTGAAACTTGGACGGTGTCAGCTCATTGAACAAGTGATGATAGGTGAAGACACGCTGCTGAAATTCTCCGACGTTGCTTTGGGAGAAGCGTGTACGATAGTCATCAGAGGTGCTACGCAACAAATTCTCGATGAGGCAGAAAGATCTTTGCACGATGCTCTCTGCGTATTATCAGCTACCATACgcgaaaataaaattgtttatggTGGAGGATGCAGTGAAATGGCGATGGCTTGTGCCGTAATGAAAGCTGCGGCCAGAACTGTTGGAAAAGAAGCAGTTGCAATGGAAGCATTTGCTCGAGCTTTGCAACAATTACCCACTGTTATCGCTGACAATGCTGGCTACGATTCAGCTCAATTAATTAGTGAACTCCGAGCTATGCATAATTCCGGCGGAAAGACAATGGGTCTTG ACATGGAAAAAGGAACAATCGGGTGCATGAAACGACTAGGTATCACTGAATCTTGGGTTGTAAAGAGACAAGTTTTACTTAGCGCAGCAGAAGCGGCAGAAATGATTTTGCGTGTTGATGACATTTTGCGAGCGGCGCCTAGAAAACGCGTCAAGGACTACGGACGTTGTTAA
- the LOC117221143 gene encoding NADH-cytochrome b5 reductase 3, whose translation MSSTRKIISAASTALSKTCLFTTQGSVIPGRFMHPIIRVPIVAIGQAGKFYKCWSDDKKKKSPILLVDPIVKYSLPLIEKEILNHDTRKFRFGLPTPDHILGLPVGQHVHLTAKIDGEDVTRSYTPISSDDDHGFVDIVIRVYFKNVHPKFPEGGKLSQFLENLKTGATVDFRGPSGRLIYKGHGKFSIKILRKDPAADYSAKKIVMLAGGTGIAPMLQIVRAIRKDSTHETACSLLYANRTEKDILLRNELDEIARDYPKKFKVWYTLDTSGENWTYSTGHINAEMIEKHMFPPSPDTLVLMCGPPPMINFACNPNLDKLGYDPKLRFAY comes from the exons ATGTCATCAACACGTAAAATTATTTCTGCCGCTTCTACTGCACTAAGTAAAACTTGCCTCTTTACAACCCAAGGTTCAGTGATACCTGGTCGTTTCATGCACCCGATTATTCGTGTCCCTATAGTTGCTATAGGACAAGCAGGAAAATTCTATAAATGTTGGAGTGATGATAAGAAGAAGAAATCCCCTATTTTACTGGTTGATCCAATTGTTAAATATAGCCTGCCATTAATTGAGAAAGAGATACTTAATCATGATAcaagaaaatttagatttggTTTGCCAACACCAGACCATATTCTGGGACTACCAGTTGGCCAGCACGTACATTTAACAGCGAAAATCGATGGAGAAGATGTTACACGTTCTTATACACCAATCTCCAGTGATGATGATCATGGCTTTGTCGATATTGTGATCAGA GTATACTTTAAAAATGTACATCCAAAATTCCCTGAAGGAGGGAAACTGTCCCAATTCTTAGAAAATTTGAAAACTGGGGCGACAGTAGATTTTAGAGGACCATCTGGTAGACTTATCTATAAGGGTCATGGAaagttttccataaaaattctaagGAAAGACCCAGCTGCAGATTACAGTGCTAAAAAA ATTGTAATGTTAGCTGGTGGTACAGGAATCGCACCAATGCTGCAAATAGTTCGCGCTATAAGGAAAGACAGCACACACGAAACTGCGTGTTCCTTACTTTATGCAAATCGCACCGAAAAAgacatattgttgcgaaatgaATTAGACGAGATCGCAAGGGATTATCCAAAAAAGTTCAAGGTTTGGTATACACTGGATACCAGTGGTGAAAATTGGACCTACAGTACAGGGCATATAAATGCAGAAATGATAGAAAAACACATGTTTCCACCATCGCCTGATACTCTTGTACTTATGTGCGGCCCACCACCAATGATTAATTTTGCTTGTAATCCGAACCTCGACAAACTTGGATACGATCCAAAATTGCGATTTGCTTATTAA
- the LOC117221137 gene encoding NADH-cytochrome b5 reductase 3 isoform X2, with protein sequence MPNIRMLVLPALAAIGTIVAIGLAVKFYKCWSDDKKKKSPILLVDPVVKYSLPLIEKEILSHDTRKFRFALPTPDHILGLPVGQHIHLTAKIDGEVVIRSYTPVSSDDDHGFVDLVIKVYFKNVHPKFPEGGKLSQFLENLKTGETVDFRGPSGRLVYKGHGKFSIKILRKDPAADYSAKKIVMLAGGTGITPMLQLVRAIVKDPTDETECSLLFANQTEKDILLRDELDEVARDYPKKFKVWYTLDTSGENWAYSTGHINAEMIEKHMFPPSPDTLVLMCGPPPMINFACNPNLDKLGYDPKLRFAY encoded by the exons ATGCCAAACATACGAATGCTG GTGCTGCCAGCACTAGCTGCTATAGGAACCATAGTTGCTATAGGACTAGCAGTGAAATTCTACAAATGTTGGAGTGATGATAAGAAGAAGAAATCCCCTATTTTACTGGTTGATCCAGTTGTTAAATATAGCCTGCCATTAATTGAGAAAGAAATACTTAGTCATGATACAAGAAAGTTTAGATTTGCGTTGCCAACACCAGACCATATTCTAGGATTACCAGTTGGCCAACATATACATTTAACAGCAAAAATCGATGGAGAAGTTGTTATACGTTCTTATACACCAGTCTCCAGTGATGATGATCATGGTTTTGTCGATCTTGTGATCAAA GTATACTTTAAAAATGTACATCCGAAATTCCCCGAAGGAGGAAAACTGTCACAGTTCTTAGAAAACTTGAAAACTGGGGAGACAGTAGATTTTAGAGGACCATCTGGTAGACTTGTCTATAAGGGTCATGGAaagttttccataaaaattctaagGAAGGACCCAGCTGCAGATTACAGTGCTAAAAAG ATTGTAATGTTAGCTGGTGGTACAGGAATCACACCAATGCTGCAATTGGTTCGCGCTATAGTGAAAGACCCCACAGATGAAACTGAGTGTTCCTTACTTTTTGCAAATCAAACCGAGAAAGACATATTGTTGCGAGATGAATTAGACGAGGTTGCAAGGGATTATCCAAAAAAGTTCAAGGTTTGGTATACACTGGATACCAGTGGTGAAAATTGGGCCTATAGTACAGGGCATATAAATGCAGAAATGATAGAAAAACACATGTTTCCGCCATCGCCTGATACTCTTGTACTTATGTGCGGCCCACCACCAATGATTAATTTTGCTTGTAATCCGAACCTCGACAAACTTGGATACGATCCAAAATTGCGATTTGCTTATTAA
- the LOC117221137 gene encoding NADH-cytochrome b5 reductase 3 isoform X1 encodes MSTSIPTSSTTSNDSHVLPALAAIGTIVAIGLAVKFYKCWSDDKKKKSPILLVDPVVKYSLPLIEKEILSHDTRKFRFALPTPDHILGLPVGQHIHLTAKIDGEVVIRSYTPVSSDDDHGFVDLVIKVYFKNVHPKFPEGGKLSQFLENLKTGETVDFRGPSGRLVYKGHGKFSIKILRKDPAADYSAKKIVMLAGGTGITPMLQLVRAIVKDPTDETECSLLFANQTEKDILLRDELDEVARDYPKKFKVWYTLDTSGENWAYSTGHINAEMIEKHMFPPSPDTLVLMCGPPPMINFACNPNLDKLGYDPKLRFAY; translated from the exons ATGTCTACATCTATACCGACAAGCAGTACTACATCCAACGACTCACAT GTGCTGCCAGCACTAGCTGCTATAGGAACCATAGTTGCTATAGGACTAGCAGTGAAATTCTACAAATGTTGGAGTGATGATAAGAAGAAGAAATCCCCTATTTTACTGGTTGATCCAGTTGTTAAATATAGCCTGCCATTAATTGAGAAAGAAATACTTAGTCATGATACAAGAAAGTTTAGATTTGCGTTGCCAACACCAGACCATATTCTAGGATTACCAGTTGGCCAACATATACATTTAACAGCAAAAATCGATGGAGAAGTTGTTATACGTTCTTATACACCAGTCTCCAGTGATGATGATCATGGTTTTGTCGATCTTGTGATCAAA GTATACTTTAAAAATGTACATCCGAAATTCCCCGAAGGAGGAAAACTGTCACAGTTCTTAGAAAACTTGAAAACTGGGGAGACAGTAGATTTTAGAGGACCATCTGGTAGACTTGTCTATAAGGGTCATGGAaagttttccataaaaattctaagGAAGGACCCAGCTGCAGATTACAGTGCTAAAAAG ATTGTAATGTTAGCTGGTGGTACAGGAATCACACCAATGCTGCAATTGGTTCGCGCTATAGTGAAAGACCCCACAGATGAAACTGAGTGTTCCTTACTTTTTGCAAATCAAACCGAGAAAGACATATTGTTGCGAGATGAATTAGACGAGGTTGCAAGGGATTATCCAAAAAAGTTCAAGGTTTGGTATACACTGGATACCAGTGGTGAAAATTGGGCCTATAGTACAGGGCATATAAATGCAGAAATGATAGAAAAACACATGTTTCCGCCATCGCCTGATACTCTTGTACTTATGTGCGGCCCACCACCAATGATTAATTTTGCTTGTAATCCGAACCTCGACAAACTTGGATACGATCCAAAATTGCGATTTGCTTATTAA
- the LOC117221144 gene encoding transmembrane protein 60, whose translation MAVVHRVLFTWFYLLVFLALLNMKLEQKIQWNWFIVFIPMWFYDLVLLGNGVFFIISHCKNGRVRDVYREVWYTAAVFLKLSVEILICVKLEVSQWFLPAKVVLAPFWILLSALAVYVFVQLIKLHRF comes from the exons ATGGCAGTTGTGCACCGTGTATTATTTACATGGTTCTATCTTCTAGTCTTTCTGGCCCTACTTAATATGAAACTTGAACAGAAAATACAATGGAACTGGTTCATAGTTTTTATCCCAATGTGGTTTTATGATCTCGTTCTTCTTGGTAACGGAGTTTTCTTTATAATTTCCCATTGCAAGAATGGACGTGTTCGTGATGTATACCGCGAA GTATGGTATACAGCAGCTGTGTTTTTGAAATTAAGCGTTGAGATTTTGATATGTGTGAAATTGGAAGTATCTCAGTGGTTCCTACCGGCGAAAGTTGTCTTGGCACCATTCTGGATTCTGCTTTCAGCATTGGCAGTTTATGTGTTCGTACAGCTGATAAAGTTACATCGTTTTTGA